From a region of the Nitrospira sp. genome:
- a CDS encoding phosphoglucosamine mutase gives MRKLFGTDGVRGVANLDPMTSEMAMQLGRAAAHIFMRRAGRHQIVIGKDTRISGYMLESALLAGICSMGVDVLLVGPMPTPAIAFLTRSLRADAGVVISASHNPYQDNGIKFFSSDGFKLPDDVEARIEELIVSDEIRHLRPTADLIGKAYRIDDAEGRYIEFAKRSLPKDLDFQGIKLVVDCANGAAYKVAPTVLKELGATVEVIANKPDGMNINSGCGAVHPEILQEAVRRHKADIGIALDGDADRAVFVCEQGMIIDGDHVMAALGLDLHHNGLLAKQTLVGTVMSNFGLELSMAKAGIKLIRTPVGDRYLLERMLAEGFNFGGEQSGHFIFLDHNTTGDGLISALQMLSLIKRTKKPLSELAKAMTAVPQVLVNIQVKRKPVLESIPDIDRAIQENERRLNGSGRVVIRYSGTEPLLRIMVEGEQSTVVKEVAEDLARVVREHIG, from the coding sequence ATGCGTAAGTTATTCGGCACGGACGGTGTCCGAGGCGTCGCGAATCTCGACCCCATGACCAGCGAGATGGCGATGCAGTTAGGGCGAGCAGCCGCGCATATCTTCATGCGACGGGCAGGGCGCCATCAGATCGTGATCGGTAAAGATACCCGGATTTCAGGCTATATGCTGGAGTCTGCCTTATTGGCGGGAATCTGTTCAATGGGCGTCGATGTGTTGTTAGTCGGACCGATGCCGACGCCGGCCATTGCCTTCTTGACTCGGAGTCTCCGCGCAGATGCAGGGGTCGTCATCTCGGCGTCGCACAATCCTTACCAAGACAACGGAATTAAATTCTTTTCAAGCGATGGCTTCAAGCTGCCGGACGACGTGGAAGCCCGTATTGAAGAGCTGATCGTGTCGGATGAGATTCGGCATCTCAGACCGACAGCGGATCTTATCGGCAAAGCCTACCGTATCGACGATGCGGAAGGACGCTACATCGAATTTGCCAAGCGGTCGTTGCCCAAGGACCTGGATTTCCAAGGGATCAAGCTCGTCGTAGACTGCGCCAATGGGGCAGCATACAAAGTGGCGCCGACTGTTCTCAAGGAATTGGGAGCGACAGTTGAGGTCATCGCCAACAAACCTGACGGCATGAACATCAATTCAGGGTGCGGCGCCGTTCACCCCGAAATCCTTCAGGAGGCGGTGCGACGCCACAAAGCGGACATCGGGATCGCCTTGGATGGCGACGCCGATCGAGCGGTCTTTGTCTGCGAACAGGGGATGATCATCGATGGAGACCATGTCATGGCCGCGCTGGGTCTCGATCTCCATCACAATGGCCTGCTCGCCAAGCAAACCTTGGTTGGAACCGTCATGAGCAATTTCGGACTTGAGTTGTCGATGGCCAAAGCAGGTATCAAACTGATTCGAACACCGGTGGGTGATCGGTACTTGCTCGAACGCATGTTGGCGGAGGGCTTTAATTTCGGCGGCGAACAATCGGGACATTTTATATTTCTCGACCATAACACGACCGGAGACGGCCTCATTTCAGCTCTGCAAATGCTGTCATTAATCAAACGAACCAAAAAACCCTTATCCGAGTTGGCGAAGGCGATGACCGCTGTGCCACAGGTATTAGTCAATATTCAAGTCAAGCGAAAGCCGGTCTTGGAGTCGATTCCCGATATCGATCGGGCGATACAAGAGAATGAGCGTCGCCTCAACGGAAGCGGTCGAGTGGTGATTCGATACTCAGGGACTGAACCGTTATTGCGGATCATGGTGGAAGGCGAGCAGTCTACTGTCGTGAAAGAAGTGGCTGAAGATCTGGCCAGGGTCGTACGAGAACATATCGGCTGA
- the folP gene encoding dihydropteroate synthase, translating to MGVVNVTADSFYDGGRYVVPERAIAHALELVEQGADIIDIGGESTRPGSSPVSEEDELARILPVVEGLVHRVTIPISIDTTKSQVARLALDIGASIINDVSALRQDPAMASVIAKSGAAVVLMHMQGTPQTMQLAPHYSDVGAEVLEFFEERVETALLAGIPRTNIILDPGFGFGKLLLHNLELLRGLTSLAMLECPLLVGLSRKGFIGHIVDRPVDQREWGTAAAVALAVDRGAHIVRVHDVAMMIDVVKMAAALSPRWSSCGQEYDA from the coding sequence ATGGGCGTCGTCAACGTCACGGCTGATTCCTTCTATGACGGAGGACGATATGTGGTGCCCGAACGGGCGATCGCGCATGCATTGGAACTCGTCGAGCAAGGTGCGGACATCATCGACATCGGAGGAGAGTCGACGAGGCCTGGTTCAAGTCCAGTCAGTGAAGAAGATGAACTGGCTCGCATTCTCCCGGTGGTTGAAGGATTAGTCCACCGTGTGACAATCCCCATCTCGATCGATACTACGAAGTCACAAGTGGCTCGGCTTGCGCTGGATATTGGAGCATCGATTATTAATGATGTGAGTGCGCTGCGGCAAGATCCGGCAATGGCTTCCGTGATCGCCAAATCAGGCGCGGCCGTCGTCCTGATGCACATGCAAGGAACTCCCCAAACGATGCAACTCGCGCCGCATTACTCGGATGTCGGAGCCGAAGTGTTGGAGTTTTTTGAGGAACGTGTAGAAACCGCCCTTCTCGCTGGGATACCTCGAACCAACATCATTCTTGATCCTGGATTCGGTTTTGGTAAGCTGTTGTTGCATAATCTTGAGCTTCTTAGAGGACTGACATCTTTGGCCATGCTGGAGTGTCCCTTGCTCGTCGGTCTATCGCGGAAAGGTTTCATCGGGCACATTGTCGACAGGCCTGTTGACCAACGTGAATGGGGAACGGCAGCGGCTGTTGCATTGGCTGTCGACCGAGGCGCGCACATCGTGCGGGTTCATGATGTTGCCATGATGATCGATGTAGTCAAGATGGCCGCGGCGTTGAGCCCTCGTTGGTCGTCTTGCGGACAGGAGTATGATGCGTAA
- a CDS encoding ATP-dependent metallopeptidase FtsH/Yme1/Tma family protein codes for MAKENWMNSRVKNLLFWVVVGLFMILLFNLFSVPTHAPEEEVIFSDFMAKLDKGDFEKVIIKGNHISGVLKDKTRIRTYSADYPDLVKVLREKDVQIEVKPPDESPWYITFLVTWGPFILFLGLWFFLMRQMQIGGNKALSFGKSRARMLTEERKKVTFSDVAGVDEAKEEVLEIIEFLKDPRKFQKLGGRIPKGVLVVGPPGTGKTLLAKAIAGEAGVPFFSISGSDFVEMFVGVGASRVRDLFEQGKKHAPCIIFIDEIDAVGRLRGAGLGGGHDEREQTLNQLLVEMDGFDTTEGVILVAATNRPDVLDPALLRPGRFDRQVVVNRPDLRGRSEILKVHTKKVPVAANVELEKIARGTPGFSGADLENLVNEAALWAARQNKKEVESIDFEMAKDKVMMGAERKSMILTEEEKRVTAYHEAGHALMAKLLPGTDPVHKVTIIPRGRALGVTMQLPTDDRHNYSKEFLYNTLAILMGGRVAEELVFKHVTTGAGNDLERATDLARKMVCEWGMSEKLGPLTFGQKEDSVFLGRDFTTKRDVSDQVALEIDLEIKRFVTENYERAKRVLTEQMTSLKALAEALLEKEVLDAPEIDQILLQSSSQTVPA; via the coding sequence ATCGCGAAGGAGAACTGGATGAATTCCCGGGTCAAGAACTTGCTCTTCTGGGTGGTCGTCGGCTTGTTCATGATTCTCCTATTTAATTTGTTCAGTGTGCCGACACATGCGCCTGAAGAAGAAGTGATATTCAGCGATTTTATGGCGAAGCTCGATAAGGGAGACTTTGAGAAGGTCATTATAAAAGGCAATCACATCAGCGGGGTCTTGAAGGATAAGACTCGCATCCGTACCTATTCAGCCGACTACCCTGACCTGGTCAAAGTTCTTCGCGAAAAGGACGTTCAGATCGAGGTCAAGCCACCGGACGAAAGTCCTTGGTATATCACGTTCCTCGTCACGTGGGGGCCGTTTATCCTCTTCCTCGGTCTCTGGTTTTTCCTGATGCGCCAGATGCAAATTGGTGGGAATAAAGCTCTGTCTTTTGGAAAGAGCCGGGCCCGTATGCTGACAGAGGAAAGAAAAAAGGTCACATTTTCCGATGTGGCCGGTGTCGATGAGGCGAAAGAAGAAGTCCTTGAAATTATTGAATTCTTGAAAGACCCTCGGAAATTTCAAAAGCTCGGCGGGCGCATCCCCAAAGGTGTCCTGGTGGTCGGGCCTCCTGGAACCGGGAAGACTCTTCTGGCCAAAGCCATTGCCGGAGAAGCCGGGGTGCCGTTCTTCAGCATCAGCGGGTCTGATTTCGTCGAGATGTTTGTCGGCGTGGGAGCCTCGCGGGTTCGTGATTTGTTTGAGCAGGGGAAGAAACATGCCCCCTGTATTATTTTTATCGATGAGATCGATGCGGTTGGCCGATTGCGAGGCGCAGGCCTCGGCGGTGGCCATGATGAGCGAGAACAAACGCTCAATCAGTTGCTGGTCGAAATGGACGGGTTCGACACCACCGAGGGTGTGATATTGGTTGCAGCGACAAACCGTCCTGACGTGCTCGATCCGGCCTTGCTGAGGCCCGGTCGGTTTGACCGCCAGGTGGTCGTCAACCGCCCGGATCTTCGAGGACGCTCTGAGATCTTGAAAGTTCACACAAAAAAGGTTCCTGTAGCCGCTAATGTGGAGCTGGAAAAGATCGCCAGAGGAACTCCTGGATTTTCAGGAGCTGATCTGGAGAACCTCGTGAACGAGGCGGCGCTGTGGGCGGCTCGCCAGAACAAGAAGGAAGTTGAAAGCATCGACTTTGAAATGGCCAAGGATAAGGTCATGATGGGTGCCGAACGAAAGAGCATGATTCTCACCGAGGAGGAAAAGCGGGTCACGGCGTATCACGAAGCCGGCCACGCCTTGATGGCCAAGCTTCTTCCTGGAACCGATCCGGTCCACAAAGTGACGATTATTCCTAGAGGTCGGGCTCTCGGTGTGACGATGCAGTTGCCCACCGATGATAGGCATAATTACTCCAAGGAGTTCCTTTATAACACCTTGGCAATTCTCATGGGTGGACGTGTCGCAGAAGAACTTGTGTTTAAGCATGTCACGACCGGGGCCGGCAACGATCTGGAACGTGCCACGGACCTTGCCCGAAAAATGGTCTGTGAATGGGGAATGAGCGAGAAGCTGGGTCCTCTGACATTCGGACAAAAAGAAGATTCCGTATTTCTTGGTCGGGACTTCACCACCAAACGGGATGTCAGTGACCAAGTTGCACTTGAGATCGATCTTGAAATCAAGCGCTTTGTGACGGAAAACTATGAACGTGCCAAGCGCGTGCTGACTGAACAGATGACAAGTCTGAAGGCATTGGCGGAAGCGCTGCTTGAAAAAGAAGTGCTGGACGCGCCGGAAATCGATCAGATTCTGTTGCAATCTTCCTCTCAAACAGTTCCTGCCTAG
- the hpt gene encoding hypoxanthine phosphoribosyltransferase: MERMFGRPIVTQEQMRSRIRELGRQISADYAGKDLVLVGVLKGAFAFFADLARAIRIPVRVDFIVVTSYGTRARTSGTVKLVTELTEKIKGKDVLLVEDIVDSGLTVHYLTKALAKQKPRSIKVCTLLSKPERRVINVQVQYIGFKIPNQYVVGYGLDYQQKYRNLPYLAVLDQLSAQQDE, encoded by the coding sequence ATGGAACGCATGTTTGGACGACCGATCGTTACCCAGGAACAAATGCGGAGCCGTATCCGCGAGTTGGGAAGACAGATCAGCGCCGACTATGCCGGCAAGGATCTTGTCCTTGTCGGAGTGTTAAAGGGGGCGTTTGCGTTTTTTGCCGATCTGGCACGAGCCATCCGAATTCCAGTGCGGGTAGATTTTATCGTCGTGACGAGTTATGGAACACGGGCCAGGACCTCCGGGACCGTGAAACTCGTGACCGAATTGACCGAAAAGATCAAGGGCAAGGATGTCCTGCTTGTCGAGGACATTGTCGATTCGGGATTGACGGTTCACTATCTGACGAAGGCGTTGGCAAAACAGAAGCCGAGAAGCATCAAGGTCTGCACGTTGCTGAGTAAGCCGGAGCGCCGGGTCATCAATGTACAGGTACAGTACATCGGTTTCAAAATACCGAACCAGTATGTTGTCGGGTATGGACTTGACTATCAACAGAAGTATCGTAACCTTCCTTACCTGGCGGTTCTGGACCAGTTGAGTGCGCAACAAGATGAGTAG
- the tilS gene encoding tRNA lysidine(34) synthetase TilS, which yields MKKSLGKTAWPSLLHRVVRTVRSRNLFQPGQHLLVAVSGGADSIALLSLLDCLRSSWSLTLTAVHCNYGLRGSESDDDQEFARARCKERNIPLHVRRFQLHDSPRYSSLQAVARDLRYRAFNEIAEECGADRIAVGHTADDQAETVLLWLLRGSGLTGLSGMPAFRDDKVIRPLYEASRREISTYLRKAGISFREDSSNAKPLYLRNRIRQEIVPILNRLVPSSTDALCRLADICREDDRYLEQQATALSSSTVKWESAGGWVIDRGVLLDLPSALQRRIIRGLLRQNHAQHRSSGLRTIDRVIRLVSKRGRVSSLDVARGRIIVGRDEVRFISLKTQVIAPDRQGHVIPPERLTVPGTLVWPSTGQQLQVQRVARDQVAAPLGKYRIVVDADRVSQPLLVRPWSPGDRFHPSGMKGHSKKLQDFFTDLKIPVAARSRIPVVAAPEGIVWIVGYRQDQRWMPTATTERCLVLTVDGLS from the coding sequence ATGAAAAAATCTCTCGGCAAAACGGCGTGGCCTTCTCTGCTGCATCGGGTTGTCCGTACGGTTCGATCGAGGAATCTCTTCCAACCAGGACAGCACCTATTGGTCGCCGTTTCCGGCGGTGCTGATTCCATAGCCTTGCTGTCGCTTCTGGATTGTCTTCGCTCGAGCTGGTCGCTGACGCTGACGGCTGTTCACTGCAATTATGGATTGCGCGGATCGGAGTCGGACGATGATCAAGAGTTCGCAAGGGCTCGGTGCAAAGAACGGAATATCCCCCTCCATGTTCGAAGGTTCCAGCTTCACGATAGTCCGCGGTATTCATCTCTGCAAGCGGTGGCTCGCGATCTTCGTTATCGGGCCTTCAACGAGATTGCTGAAGAATGCGGAGCGGACCGGATCGCCGTAGGCCATACAGCCGATGATCAGGCGGAGACAGTGTTGTTGTGGTTGCTCCGTGGGTCGGGACTCACCGGTCTTTCCGGCATGCCGGCTTTCCGAGACGACAAGGTTATTCGGCCGCTGTATGAGGCCAGCAGGCGGGAGATCTCGACGTATCTTCGCAAGGCAGGAATATCCTTTCGCGAAGACTCGAGCAATGCCAAGCCGCTCTACTTGCGGAACCGAATCAGGCAGGAAATCGTTCCGATTCTGAATCGGCTGGTGCCTTCGAGCACGGATGCGCTCTGCAGGCTTGCCGATATTTGCAGGGAGGATGATCGCTATCTGGAGCAGCAGGCTACGGCCTTGTCCTCTTCCACTGTGAAATGGGAATCTGCCGGGGGCTGGGTGATCGATCGTGGTGTTCTCCTGGACCTTCCGTCTGCTCTGCAACGGCGTATCATCCGCGGCCTCCTCCGTCAGAATCATGCCCAACATCGCTCCTCCGGTCTGCGGACCATTGATCGAGTCATTCGTCTGGTTTCGAAGCGGGGACGCGTTTCAAGCCTTGATGTGGCAAGAGGGCGCATCATTGTCGGCCGCGACGAGGTACGGTTTATTTCACTAAAAACACAGGTGATTGCTCCTGACCGACAAGGGCACGTCATACCTCCAGAGCGGCTGACTGTGCCCGGTACGCTCGTGTGGCCTAGCACCGGTCAACAACTTCAGGTACAACGTGTGGCGCGCGACCAGGTTGCTGCGCCTCTGGGAAAATATCGGATCGTCGTGGATGCCGATCGAGTTTCTCAGCCGCTGCTGGTGCGGCCCTGGTCACCAGGCGACCGATTTCACCCGTCTGGTATGAAAGGTCATTCGAAAAAACTGCAAGACTTTTTCACGGATCTCAAAATACCGGTCGCCGCGCGCTCCCGTATTCCAGTGGTGGCAGCGCCCGAGGGGATCGTGTGGATCGTCGGCTATCGACAGGATCAACGCTGGATGCCGACTGCTACCACAGAACGCTGTTTGGTCTTGACCGTGGATGGGCTCTCTTAA
- a CDS encoding bifunctional riboflavin kinase/FAD synthetase, whose protein sequence is MKVTRGYSDETVRPYPVGTIGNFDGHHIGHHTLLKQVVDSARRAQGTAVVLTFDPHPAKILAPHVDLRFLTDKEEKLARFERAGIDEVVFLEFTETFAALSPEEFAERILSKGLGLKEIFVGQHFAFGHKRAGKISDLITLGERFDFLVHPMPPVTIDGGVVSSTRIRQLVIKGQVDQAAVLLGRQYALNGVVSTGEGRGRTLGWPTANLRLPSERVAPADGIYASITIIDQERHDSVAYIGTRPTFDGGERRLEVSILDGTHELYGRLLTVEFIGRIRGDVRFDGEDALSRQIASDTESARSMLRRHHLTIGGR, encoded by the coding sequence ATGAAAGTCACCCGTGGATATTCGGACGAGACCGTGCGGCCGTATCCCGTGGGAACCATCGGGAACTTCGATGGGCATCACATCGGGCATCATACCCTCTTGAAACAGGTGGTCGATTCGGCGCGCCGAGCCCAGGGCACGGCGGTAGTGCTGACCTTCGATCCTCACCCGGCGAAAATCCTGGCTCCTCATGTTGACCTACGGTTTTTGACCGATAAGGAGGAGAAGCTCGCTCGTTTTGAACGAGCAGGAATCGATGAGGTGGTCTTCCTGGAGTTTACCGAAACATTTGCCGCACTTTCTCCGGAGGAGTTTGCCGAACGGATTCTATCCAAGGGCCTTGGGCTGAAGGAGATTTTCGTCGGACAACACTTTGCCTTCGGACACAAGCGAGCGGGGAAAATCAGTGATTTGATCACGCTCGGCGAACGGTTTGATTTCCTCGTCCATCCCATGCCTCCTGTGACCATCGATGGAGGAGTCGTCAGCTCGACAAGAATCAGACAGCTCGTTATTAAAGGACAGGTTGATCAAGCGGCTGTTTTGCTTGGCCGCCAGTATGCGCTCAACGGTGTCGTATCGACCGGCGAGGGGAGGGGGCGGACCCTGGGATGGCCAACGGCAAACCTGCGACTACCTTCTGAGCGCGTGGCACCTGCCGACGGAATCTATGCCTCCATCACGATCATCGATCAGGAGCGGCACGATTCGGTCGCGTATATTGGGACAAGACCGACCTTTGATGGAGGAGAGCGCCGATTGGAAGTATCGATCCTAGACGGAACGCACGAGTTGTACGGACGATTGCTCACTGTTGAGTTCATCGGGCGTATTCGAGGTGACGTTCGATTCGACGGAGAAGACGCTCTGAGCCGGCAGATCGCGTCCGACACGGAGTCGGCAAGGAGCATGCTGCGTCGACATCATCTAACAATCGGAGGTCGATGA
- the hemB gene encoding porphobilinogen synthase, protein MAFPIQRLRRLRQHESLRRMVRETTLSPANFIYPLFVVEGQDRREEIASMPGQFRLSIDLLVKEAGDIHALGIPAIILFGIPAHKDERGSSGWDADGIVQRAIRAVKHAVPGLMVITDVCIDEYTNHGHCGIVREGKILNDETLECLTTMARTHAEAGADMVAPSDMMDGRVAAIRRELDQSGFSDTPIMAYAAKFSSCFYAPFRDAAFSSPQFGDRQSYQMDPANAREAMLEIDLDVEEGADIVMVKPALPYLDIIAAARARTLRPIAAYQVSGEYSMIKAAARAGWLDEARAMMESLLAIKRAGADLILSYFAKDAVRLLH, encoded by the coding sequence ATGGCGTTTCCTATTCAGCGACTTCGGCGGCTGAGACAACATGAATCGCTGCGGCGAATGGTGCGTGAGACGACGCTTTCTCCCGCAAACTTCATCTATCCGCTGTTTGTGGTCGAAGGCCAGGATCGCCGCGAGGAAATCGCGTCGATGCCGGGTCAATTCCGGCTGTCGATCGATTTGCTGGTCAAAGAAGCCGGCGACATTCACGCCTTGGGGATTCCGGCGATTATTTTGTTCGGTATTCCGGCGCACAAAGACGAGCGCGGCAGCTCGGGATGGGACGCTGACGGGATCGTGCAGCGGGCGATCAGGGCGGTCAAGCATGCGGTGCCGGGATTGATGGTCATTACCGATGTGTGCATTGATGAATATACGAACCATGGGCACTGCGGGATCGTCAGGGAAGGGAAAATTCTCAACGACGAGACTCTCGAATGTCTCACCACCATGGCCCGTACGCATGCCGAAGCCGGAGCCGACATGGTTGCGCCATCGGATATGATGGATGGTCGTGTTGCCGCAATCAGGCGCGAATTGGATCAGTCGGGATTCTCCGATACGCCGATCATGGCCTATGCCGCCAAATTCTCCTCATGTTTTTATGCCCCGTTTCGTGACGCGGCCTTCTCCAGCCCTCAATTCGGAGACCGGCAATCGTATCAAATGGACCCGGCAAACGCGCGCGAGGCGATGCTCGAGATTGACCTCGACGTCGAAGAGGGAGCCGATATTGTCATGGTCAAGCCGGCGTTGCCCTATCTGGACATCATCGCGGCCGCGCGCGCGCGTACGCTCCGTCCGATCGCCGCCTATCAAGTGAGCGGCGAGTACAGCATGATCAAAGCGGCCGCGAGGGCGGGTTGGCTCGACGAAGCGCGCGCGATGATGGAGTCGTTGCTGGCGATCAAGCGGGCGGGAGCTGACCTGATCCTGTCTTATTTCGCGAAGGACGCCGTCAGGCTGCTTCATTGA
- a CDS encoding CBS domain-containing protein: MVPVKSFMIPREKFVTVPRDTDTQTAARIMRDRGIGSLFVTNDREIIGIITDTDMMRRVVAAGADATKTTVEQIMSAPIMTIEESKTLLDANDLMAQSHLRHLGVTRDGKMVGIISVRDLVVFLTNLPRK, from the coding sequence ATGGTTCCTGTAAAATCCTTTATGATTCCCCGAGAAAAGTTTGTGACGGTGCCGCGTGATACGGATACACAGACGGCCGCCCGCATCATGCGCGACCGCGGGATCGGCAGTTTGTTCGTGACCAACGATCGCGAGATTATCGGAATCATAACGGATACGGACATGATGCGCCGGGTGGTTGCAGCTGGAGCGGATGCCACCAAGACGACGGTCGAGCAAATCATGTCGGCGCCGATCATGACCATTGAAGAGAGCAAGACGCTGCTCGATGCCAACGATTTGATGGCACAATCCCATCTCCGCCATCTCGGCGTCACGCGCGACGGGAAGATGGTCGGGATCATTTCTGTTCGCGATCTCGTCGTCTTCTTGACGAACCTCCCGCGAAAGTAA
- the cobA gene encoding uroporphyrinogen-III C-methyltransferase: MQRTKGKVYLVGAGPGDPGLLTLRGKECLEQADVVLYDYLANPALLAHVPDHAERVYVGRRGKGKYPEQESINRLLIERARAGNVVVRLKGGDPFVFGRGGEEAEVLASAGVEFEVVPGVTAAVAVPAYAGIPVTHRTLASTLTIVTGHEDPEKPSTALEWPRLATSQGTLVFLMGMKNLSAIVTNLMAEGRPACTPVAIIRWGTRAAQHTVVGTLADITEKAEAARMEPPTVIVVGEVVRLRPQLNWFEQRPLFGKRVLMTRAKEQAGDLAGRLAGYGAEPVEAPTITIARPAEWTAVDRAISEIGTYDWVIFTSVNGVDRFMTRLLAQGLDSRCLAGRRLCCIGPRTAQELERFGLRADVVPTDYQAEGVLEVLKQQDLSRVRVLIPRAEVARELLPDELRHCGAQVDVVPVYRTLIPTQDAEGWRQELMDRRIHIVTFTSSSTVRNFVAMLGGIETVQPLLRSVAIACIGPITAKTVEEYGLTVSIMPRENTIPALVDAIAHHYGSREEAPMGALQQ; this comes from the coding sequence ATGCAGCGAACCAAAGGCAAGGTCTATTTGGTCGGCGCAGGTCCCGGGGATCCGGGGCTCTTGACGCTTCGTGGAAAAGAGTGTCTTGAGCAAGCCGACGTGGTTCTGTACGATTATCTTGCGAATCCCGCGCTGCTGGCGCACGTCCCGGATCACGCCGAACGAGTGTATGTCGGCCGGCGCGGCAAAGGGAAATATCCGGAACAAGAATCCATCAATCGCCTCCTAATTGAACGGGCACGGGCCGGGAACGTGGTCGTGCGATTGAAAGGAGGGGATCCGTTTGTCTTCGGACGGGGAGGGGAGGAAGCGGAAGTCCTGGCGTCAGCGGGAGTTGAATTTGAAGTCGTCCCAGGGGTCACCGCCGCGGTCGCAGTGCCTGCCTATGCCGGCATTCCCGTCACGCACCGGACCTTGGCTTCCACACTGACGATCGTCACCGGGCACGAAGATCCCGAGAAACCGTCGACGGCTTTGGAATGGCCACGACTCGCGACGAGCCAAGGCACACTGGTCTTTCTCATGGGGATGAAAAATCTTTCTGCGATCGTGACCAACTTGATGGCGGAAGGGCGGCCGGCATGCACGCCCGTCGCGATCATTCGCTGGGGAACGAGAGCCGCACAGCACACTGTCGTCGGCACGTTGGCGGACATCACAGAGAAAGCTGAAGCGGCACGGATGGAACCGCCGACCGTCATCGTGGTGGGTGAAGTGGTCCGGCTCAGGCCGCAGTTGAACTGGTTCGAGCAGCGGCCACTGTTCGGAAAACGAGTCTTGATGACGCGGGCAAAAGAACAGGCCGGTGACTTAGCTGGCCGATTGGCCGGCTATGGAGCAGAACCGGTCGAGGCTCCGACCATCACGATTGCCCGCCCTGCAGAATGGACTGCGGTCGATCGCGCCATCTCCGAGATCGGCACGTACGATTGGGTTATTTTTACCAGCGTGAATGGAGTGGACCGTTTCATGACTCGGCTGTTGGCTCAAGGGCTGGACTCACGCTGCTTGGCCGGCCGCCGGCTCTGCTGTATCGGACCCCGCACGGCTCAGGAACTGGAGCGGTTCGGTCTCAGAGCTGATGTGGTTCCGACGGACTATCAGGCCGAAGGCGTCCTGGAAGTCCTGAAGCAGCAAGACCTGTCGAGAGTCCGCGTCCTGATTCCACGTGCGGAGGTGGCCAGAGAACTCTTGCCGGACGAGCTTCGTCACTGTGGCGCGCAAGTCGATGTGGTCCCTGTGTATCGAACACTCATCCCCACCCAGGATGCCGAAGGGTGGCGCCAAGAGCTCATGGATCGCCGGATCCATATTGTCACGTTCACGAGCTCTTCCACGGTTCGCAATTTTGTCGCGATGCTGGGCGGTATCGAAACCGTCCAACCGCTCTTGCGATCCGTCGCGATCGCATGTATCGGACCCATCACGGCCAAGACAGTGGAAGAATATGGTTTGACGGTCTCGATCATGCCGAGAGAAAATACGATTCCGGCTCTGGTGGACGCGATCGCCCACCATTACGGTAGCCGCGAGGAAGCCCCCATGGGAGCGCTGCAGCAGTGA